The genomic DNA AAACCCGTTGCTAGCGTCCGGCGACATGATTGGATTCGCGACCGCAACGCTGTTGACACTCGTCAATCAGGTCTCGGGGACGCCGTACGTGACGGGTGGCGACTCGCCCGCAGGCACGGATTGCTCCGGACTGGCGTCCTGGGTGTCCAACGCGGCAACCGGCCGACCCGTCTACGGCGATCGGTTCAACACCGGCAATCAGGAATCGGCTCTGCTGGCCCGCGGGTTCCGGTACGGCTCCGAACCGGGCGCACTGAACATCGGCTGGAACTCCGGCCACACCGCGGTGACGCTGCCCGACGGCACACCGGTCTCCTCCGGCGAGGGCGGCGGCGTCAAGGTCGGCGGCGGCGGGGCCTTCCAGTCGCAGTTCACCAAGCACATGTACCTGCCCGCCGAGGCGCTCGCCGGACCTCCAGCGCCACCGGACGCACCGCCGCCCCCGCCGCTCGACCCGTTCGCCCCGCCTCCACCTCCGCCGCCCCCCGCGGACGTCGTGAACGCCGGGTTCGCGCCGCCGGCGCCCGACCCGCTGAGCGCGCCGCCCCTCAACGTGCCCGCCCCACCGGTGAACCTTCCCCGGCCCGCCCGAAGCGGTCCCCGCACCCGCCCCCGACCTGGTCCCTGCACCGCCACCCGCCGCGATCTAGCCCGCCCCCGGCCCGGCGCCCGCCTCCCCCGATTTGCTGCGCCCGGCGAACTTCCGTTTGCCAAACGTTTCACCGGGGTACATTCGGCGGGCACCGAAGCACCCGGTACGGAGAGGCGCGGTACTTGATGGGGTTCGTGGACTTCGTACGAGACCGCTGGTCGGTGCTGTCCTTCCTCGCCTATCAGCACATGAGCCTGGTGGTTCAGACGCTGCTCCTGGCGACCCTGGCCGCAGTCCTGGTCGGCGTCCTGATCTACCGCTCCAGATGGGGCCTGGCCGTCGGCAACTCCTTCACCTCAATCGGCCTGACCATCCCGTCCTATGCGCTGCTGGGCGTGCTGGTCGGCATCGTGGGAATCGGCGTCCTGCCCTCGGTGATCATGCTGGTGTTCTTCGGGTTCCTGCCGATACTGCGCAACGTCCTGGTCGGACTCAACGGAGTCGACCGCACCCTGATCGAGTCGGCCAGGGGCATGGGCATGAGCCGGGTCACCACCCTGGTTCGGCTGGAACTCCCCCTGGCATGGCCGGTCATCATGACCGGCGTCCGGATCTCGGCGCAGATGCTGATGGGCATCGCCGCGATCGCCGCCTACGCGCTCGGTCCCGGCCTCGGCGGCTACATCTTCTCGGGTATCTCCCGTACCGGCGGTGCCAACGCCACGAACTCGATCGTCGCAGGCACCGTCGGCATCCTCATTCTCGCCGTCGTCCTCGACACCGTCCTGAACTTCGTCACCCGGCTCACCACCCCTAGGGGAATCCTTGTCTGATTCAGCGACCATCGACTCCGGCGCCACGCAGGACGCCGGCCGCTCCGGCGGCGCGCGCATCCTGCTCGACGGCGTCACCAAGCGCTACGACGCCAAGAGCGCCGCGGCAGTGGACAACGTGACCCTGGAGATCCCGGCCGGCGAGATCGTGATGCTGGTCGGCCCGTCGGGTTGCGGCAAGACCACGACCATGAAGATGATCAACCGTCTGATCGAACCCACCAGCGGGCGCATCTTCATCGGCGACGACGACGTCACCCAGCGCGACCCCGACGAGTTGCGCAGGCACATCGGGTACGTCATCCAGGGTGCCGGCCTGTTCCCGCACCTGACCGTCGGCGACAACATCGCGATCGTTCCGCGTCTGCTCAAGTGGGACAAGAAGCGGATCTCGGCGCGCATCGACGAACTGCTCGAACTGGTCAACCTCGAGCCGGCCAAGTACCGCGACCGCTATCCACGCGAACTCTCCGGCGGCCAGCAGCAGCGCGTCGGCGTGGCCCGGGCGCTGGCCGCGGACCCGCCGGTCCTCCTCATGGACGAGCCGTTCGGCGCGGTCGACCCGATCACCCGCCAGCGGCTGCAGGACGAACTGTTGCGCCTGCAGGAGGAACTCCGCAAGACGATCGTGTTCGTCACGCACGACTTCGACGAGGCAGTGAAGCTCGGCGACAAGATCGCGATCCTCGACCAGGGCTCGAAGATCGTCCAGTACGACACACCCGAGGAGATCCTCGGCAACCCGGCCAACGACTTCGTGCGCGGCTTCGTCGGTCACGGCGCCGCGCTCAAGCAACTCACGTTGACCCGGGTCCGCGACGTCGAACTGCACGAAGCGGCGGTCGCCCACGTCGGCGGCGATCCCACCGCGGCCATTCGTGCCGCGGAGGCGATCAGCCGTCAGCACGTCATCGTGCTCGACGAGCAGGATCGCCCGCAGCGGTGGCTGTCCCTGGACGAACTCGCCGCACCGAACGCGCTTGCCGACGTGTCCCGCGACGAGGGCCTCGAAGTCGTCAGCCTCGCCTCGACGCTGAACGACGCGCTCGATCTGATGCTCACGTCCTCGCACGGCGTCGTCGTCGTGACGGGCCGGCGCAACGTCTACCAGGGCGCGATTCGCGTCGAGACGATCATGGACGCGATGGCCGACCTGCGCGGTGCTCCGGCGCGGGAGGGCTCGTGACGTCGGCGCTTCCCGCGATCGTCACCACTGACGTCCCCGCCGCCGGCATCGCCCGGCCGGGACGGCTCCGCTGGATCCTGCAGCCGACGCTGTGCGTGGTCGCAGTCGTC from Mycolicibacterium arabiense includes the following:
- a CDS encoding ABC transporter permease — protein: MGFVDFVRDRWSVLSFLAYQHMSLVVQTLLLATLAAVLVGVLIYRSRWGLAVGNSFTSIGLTIPSYALLGVLVGIVGIGVLPSVIMLVFFGFLPILRNVLVGLNGVDRTLIESARGMGMSRVTTLVRLELPLAWPVIMTGVRISAQMLMGIAAIAAYALGPGLGGYIFSGISRTGGANATNSIVAGTVGILILAVVLDTVLNFVTRLTTPRGILV
- a CDS encoding ABC transporter ATP-binding protein; the protein is MSDSATIDSGATQDAGRSGGARILLDGVTKRYDAKSAAAVDNVTLEIPAGEIVMLVGPSGCGKTTTMKMINRLIEPTSGRIFIGDDDVTQRDPDELRRHIGYVIQGAGLFPHLTVGDNIAIVPRLLKWDKKRISARIDELLELVNLEPAKYRDRYPRELSGGQQQRVGVARALAADPPVLLMDEPFGAVDPITRQRLQDELLRLQEELRKTIVFVTHDFDEAVKLGDKIAILDQGSKIVQYDTPEEILGNPANDFVRGFVGHGAALKQLTLTRVRDVELHEAAVAHVGGDPTAAIRAAEAISRQHVIVLDEQDRPQRWLSLDELAAPNALADVSRDEGLEVVSLASTLNDALDLMLTSSHGVVVVTGRRNVYQGAIRVETIMDAMADLRGAPAREGS